GGCTTTCCGGAAAAATAAACACGACGGTCTCTGGACTTTCGGAAGGAATTTTCTGGGATTTTAAAAATAAGGAAATCGCTTCTTTCTTAATGGAATTTTATGGTTTGGATACCAGTATGGTTCCCGATATCGTGGAAACCTTTGGGATTCAATCCAGAGTTCATGAAAAAGGGGCGTCTGAAAGTGGTTTAAAAGTTGGCACTCCAATTTTATATAGGGCGGGGGATCAACCAAACAATGCACTTTCCCTTAATGTGTTCAATCCGGGTGAAGTGGCCGCTACAGGAGGTACCTCTGGGGTCGTTTATGCCGTTACCGATAGTTTGTCGGTAAAGGAAAGTGCAAGGGTGAACAATTTCGCCCATGTAAACTATAATCCCAAAAATGACTCTAGAATAGGCAAATTACTTTGCATCAACGGTTCTGGAATCCAGTATAGGTGGCTACTCAACAATTTGGATGTGGCGTCCTATGACGAAATGAACAAATTGGCGGAGGAAGTTCCTGTAGGTTCCGATGGTGTGGTAATCATACCTTTTGGGAACGGAGCGGAACGCATGCTTAACAATCAGGAAGTTGGTACACGTCTGGTAAACATTAACTTGAACAACCATGGCAAAGGACATCTTTGCAGGGCAGCTCTGGAGGGTATCGCCTTTTCGTTTGTTTATGGGATGGAAATTATGGAATCCGATGGTATACGGGTCAATGTGATGAGGGCAGGAAACGACAACCTTTTTAGGTCTGAAATTTTTTCGGAGACCGTAGCTACCCTTATCGGCTATGATATTGAAATTTATAATACTACGGGTGCCATAGGAGCAGCCAGGGCAGGACTTTTACAGGATGGGGATTACGAAGTTTTTGGAAAAGCCATCATGGAAAACGATTACATAATGACATTTAAGCCTTTAGAGAATAAGGCGGAATACCAAAGTGCATATCAACTTTGGAAGAAGGAATTAGAAATAAAATTAAACAACTTATAAAACAATTATAATGGCGGACAAGCAGTATTTTAAGGGAATAGATACCATCAAATTTGAAGGAAAGGATTCAGACAATCCAATGGCATTCAAATATTATAATCCGGATCAAGTGGTTGCGGGCAAAACAATGCGAGAGCATTTTAAATTCGCAATTGCATATTGGCATACCTTCTGCGGACAAGGATCCGATCCCTTTGGACCGGGTACCCAAAATTTTGAATGGGACCAATCTTCAGACCCAATTCAGGCGGCAAAAGACAAAGCCGACGCTGCCTTTGAATTTTTTGAAAAAATCGGGTTCGATTATTTCTGTTTCCATGACTTTGACCTGATTCAAGAGGGGCCAACGTTTTTGGAGTCGGAAAAAAGATTAAATACCATTGTTGATTACATCAAGGAAAAGCAGAAGGCTTCAGGTAAAAAATTACTTTGGGGAACGGCAAACTGTTTTTCCAACCCAAGGTACATGAACGGAGCGTCCACCAACCCTGAATTTAACGTGGTGGCGAGGGCCGGGGCACAAATTAAAATGGCATTGGATGCCACAATGGAACTTAATGGTGAAAACTATGTGTTCTGGGGTGGTAGAGAAGGTTATATGTCCTTGTTGAATTCTGACATGGGACGCGAATTGGACCATATGGGACAGTTTTTGGCCATGTGCAGGGATTATGCCCGTAATCAAGGCTTTAAAGGAAATTTCTTTATTGAGCCAAAACCTATGGAACCTATGAAGCATCAGTATGATTTTGATACCGCTACGGCTATTGGTTTCCTACGTGAGTACGGATTGGAGAAGGATTTTAAAATAAATATAGAAGTAAACCATGCCACGTTGGCCCAACACACCTTTCAACATGAAATAGCAGTTGCCGGTAAAGCTGGAATGTTGGGTAGTTTGGATGCCAACAGGGGAGACTATCAAAATGGATGGGATACCGATCAGTTCCCTAATAATATTTTGGAAACTACGGAGGCCATGTTGGTATTCTTGGAAGCCGGAGGCCTACAAGGTGGTGGAGTAAATTTTGACGCTAAGATCAGACGTAACTCTACAGATTTGGAAGATATTTTCTTGGCGCATATTGGTGGTGCCGATACGTTTGCACGTGCCCTTATCACTGCTGACAAAATAATGACTTCTTCTGCTTATACAAGTCTGAGGAAAAAACGATACAGTTCCTTTGACTCTGGAAAAGGAAAGGATTTTGAAAATGGTAAGTTAGATTTGAACGATCTATATGCAATTGCCAAGGAGAACGGAGAATTACCTTTGGTAAGCGGTAAGCAGGAATTGTTCGAAAATATTATTAATCAATATATATAATTCAAGGAGTTTTTAACAAAAAAAAGGTCTTGAAGAATATCAAGGCCTTTTTAGTTTAAAGCAATGAAAAAAATCACCTTAAAGGACATAGCGAAGTATTTTGATGTTTCCATTTCTACGGTATCCAAAGCGGTCAACGATAGCCATGAGATAAGTAAGGACTTAAAACAGCGGATACAGGAGTATGCCAAAGAGCAGCATTATAAACCCAATAAGCTTGCGTTAAACCTTTTAAATAGAAGTACCAAGACCATTGGGGTTATTGTTCCCAATATATTGAACTATTTTTTTGTTCAAGTACTTTATGGTATAGAAAAGGTGGCCAATGAAAACGGGTATAATATCATTAGCTGTATTAGTAATGAATCCTATGAAAAGGAATCGAAAACCTTGGAATTTTTAGATTCGGGTACCGTAGACGGATTAATCATTTCTTTGGCGGAGGAAACCCAAGTCAAGGAAAGGGTAGAGGGACTTCAGGAAATAGCCGAAAATCAAATCCCCTTGGTTTTGTTCGATAGGGTCTCGGATTTAATTGCATGTGATAAGGTCATTGTTGATGATTTTGAGGCCGGGTACAAGACCACCAAATATTTCTTTAACATTGGATGTAAAAATGTGGCATTTGTTTCTCCTATTGGTAAGTCCAGCGTGGGGAAATTGAGACATGAAGGCTATAAGAAAGCCTTGGAAGAAGCCGGAAGACCTTATGATGAAAAGCTAGTGGTGAACTTTACCGCCAAGGATGATTTGGATTTAATCATGTCTTTTTTACTTAATTATAAGCCCATAGACGGTATTCTAGGGCTGGACGAAATAACTGCTGTGAAAATTCTACACATTGTAAAATCCCGAGGATATAATGTTCCCAATGACGTCTCAATCGTAGGTTTTACAAACGGACAGTTATCCCAATATGTCACGCCATCGCTTACCATGGTAAGTCAGCATGGCAAGTTTATCGGAGAAAAAGCCGCTGAACTTTTAATAAAACGCATTCAACATCCCGATAGACCATTCGAGACCAAAATGGTCAAAACGAGCCTTTTGGTTAGGGACTCTACAAAAAAGCTACAGTAACTATACCGTATCCGGATGTGGATGCTTCCATTCACCTCTATACGCACGCTGCAATTTATCGGTCGCCTCTTGGTCGTCAACAATAGACATGTTGCTTGGGTCATAAATCAATGGTCTCCCTAAATCCATGGATAGGTTTGCCAAAATGCAACTTGCCGTGGAAATATGTCCTTCTTCTATATCCGCAATAGGTCTCGTGCCATTGGCAATAGCCTCCAAGAAATCAATCATATGTCTTCTTGTGGCGGGCGCTGCATTCAGTTCATTATCCTTTTCAACCAAATCTTCAGGATATTTTTCTTTTTCAAAGAGAACATCAAAATGTACGGGTTCACCTTCTTTACCATAGGGAATAAAATCGGCCTTCATGGTACTTCCTTTTAAAACACCTTTTTCCCCATAAATGATAAAGGCCCAAGGGTATTCCGGGTCCGCAGGATTACCCCAGCTCCTATGCTGCCATACGCAGTTTACACCATCATATTCAAAAACGGCAGTTTGGGTGTCCGATATGTTTGACTTCCCATCCTTTTGCACATAAATACCTCCTTCGGAACTTATTCGTTTTGGCCATCCCAAATCCAACATCCAGCGCACGGTATCCAGCATATGGACGCACATATCACCCATAATGCCGTTTCCATATTCCCTAAAGGTTCTCCACCATCTTCTATGTGGAATTCCGTCATAAGGTCGCCACGGTGCAGGGCCCGTCCACATTTCATAGTCCAAAAATTCGGGAACAGGTTGTACGGGAGGGTTTCCATTGGCCCGCATGTGATAATAACAGCACATTTCAACATGGCCTATTTTTCCCAATAGTCCCTTATCCACAATTTGTTGCTTGGCATCTATCAAATGGGGTGTACTTTTTCTTTGCGTTCCAACCTGTACTACTTTGTTATATTTTCTTGCCGCTGCAACCATGGCCTCTCCCTCAATGACATCCACACTTATAGGTTTTTGAACATATACATGTGCGCCAGCTTTTATGGCATCAATGCACATTAGGGCATGCCAATGGTCTGGAGTTCCAATGAGTACGATGTCCAATTTCTCCTTTTTAAGCATATCCCTGTAATCAGAATATAACTTTGGGACTTTCCCGTTTTTTTGCCTTTGTGAAACCAATTCCCCCACTTCATTTAGAAAATTGGAATCCACATCACATAGGGAAACGACTTCAACGTTGGCCACTTGTATTAATTTAAAAAGGTCACTTGTCCCGTACCAACCGGTTCCTATCAATGCCACTTTTTTGGGCTTTTCATCCTTAAAAAATTCAAATCCATAACTACCCATAGAGGACAAAAGCAAGGAGGCCGCCGATGCCCCTTTGATAAATTTCCTTCTTCCTAAATTTTGTTTTGTATTGGTCATTCTAATGTAATTAAGTACTATTTTTTGGTTCGACCGTAAGTTATTGCTTTACGATGTAAAATATATCATATTGTTAGAAAACTAACATAGACTTTAATAAATATATATATTTGAAAGGATTAAAATAATGAATTATTATGAAGCAAATTATTATCGTATTGTTTCTTTGCTGGTTTTCAGCAGTTAGGGCCGAAATTGCCCTACCCCATATTTTTTCTAGCAATATGGTTTTGCAAAGGGAATCCAAGGTTAATCTTTTTGGTTGGGCCCATCCCGGTGAGGAATTTACCATTACTACGAGTTGGGATGCCGGTACTTTTGAAATAAAAACGGGAATAAATTCCAAATGGAACCTTGAAATAGCCACTCCGAAAGCCGGTGGTCCCTATACCATAACTTTTAAGGGGAACTCCAATGAGATTCTTTTGGACAATATTTTAATCGGGGAAGTATGGTTGTGTTCCGGACAGTCCAATATGGAATGGAGCGCCAATAGTGGTTTGGACAATAAGGAAGAGGCCATTAATAATGCTAACAAACCAACTATCAGGCTATTTACGGTGGAAAAAAGAACATCGGAATATCCTCAGGATGATTTGGTGGGAAAATGGGAGGTCTGTACACCGGAAACCATGGCGGATTTTAGTGCTGTCGCTTATTTTTTTGCGCAAAGAATTCAGGAGGAAATGGATGTGCCCATTGGCCTGATAGATTCCTCATGGGGTGCCTCCTGTGCCGAGGTGTGGACTCCAGAAGAGGAATTTGAAAACAATCCTGATTTACAACAATCCTACGAGCTTATTAAACCAAACCCTTGGGTGCCCATTGAAAAATCCATTTTATACAACGCTATGATAGCGCCTTTGACAAATTTTAAGATAGGTGGAACCATTTGGTATCAGGGAGAGGCAAATACGGCAAATGCTTCATCTTACGAAAATATATTCTCTACAATGATAAATTCTTGGAGAAACAAATGGGGATATGAATTCCCATTTTATTATGTGCAAATAGCCCCTTTTAAATATGGCGGTGAGCTTGAAGGTGGTATCGTTAGGGACCAACAAAGAAGGACTTTGTCATTTCCAAAAACTGGAATGGCCATGACAAGCGATATTTGCACCATAGAGGATATCCATCCAAGAAATAAATTGGATGTGGGCATAAGATTGGGAAATATTGCCTTAAAACAACATTACAATAAAATAGATCAAGAGGTTTATGGCCCTTTGTTTAAGGGAGCCGAAGTTGTAAAAAATAAAGTTGAGGTAACTTTTGAACATAACGACGGTTTGAACATTAAAGGAAAGAACCTGAAGCACTTTGAAGTAATGTCGTCGAATGGAAAATGGTATCCGGCCAAGGCCAAAATTAAGAATGGAATGGTTACCTTAAACGCAAAGGAAGTCCCAGTGCCAAAAAAGGTACGCTATGCTTATCATAGTACTGATATTTCAAACTTGTTTAATTCCTCTGGTTTGCCAGCTTCTACATTCATAAGTGAAGAATTATAATTAAATGATTTTTAAAGTATACGATAATTCGAGTATTGGTATAATTAAATACCATGATTCATGAATTTAAGCGTTCAAAGAAGTTCAATGGCCTTTAATTTTTGAATTATTCGTTAAATTGTACAATAAACCAAAG
This window of the Maribacter cobaltidurans genome carries:
- a CDS encoding xylulokinase; translated protein: MYYLGLDIGSSSIKVALVASGTGKSVDVVQEPETEMSMLAIKNGWAEQNPEDWWIHACNGIKKLLENHQIAPEAIIGIGISYQMHGLVVVDEEKKPLRNSIIWCDSRAVPIGQNAFEEIGEERCSEYLLNSPSNFTASKLKWVKDNEPEIFAKIHKFMLPGDYIALRLSGKINTTVSGLSEGIFWDFKNKEIASFLMEFYGLDTSMVPDIVETFGIQSRVHEKGASESGLKVGTPILYRAGDQPNNALSLNVFNPGEVAATGGTSGVVYAVTDSLSVKESARVNNFAHVNYNPKNDSRIGKLLCINGSGIQYRWLLNNLDVASYDEMNKLAEEVPVGSDGVVIIPFGNGAERMLNNQEVGTRLVNINLNNHGKGHLCRAALEGIAFSFVYGMEIMESDGIRVNVMRAGNDNLFRSEIFSETVATLIGYDIEIYNTTGAIGAARAGLLQDGDYEVFGKAIMENDYIMTFKPLENKAEYQSAYQLWKKELEIKLNNL
- the xylA gene encoding xylose isomerase, yielding MADKQYFKGIDTIKFEGKDSDNPMAFKYYNPDQVVAGKTMREHFKFAIAYWHTFCGQGSDPFGPGTQNFEWDQSSDPIQAAKDKADAAFEFFEKIGFDYFCFHDFDLIQEGPTFLESEKRLNTIVDYIKEKQKASGKKLLWGTANCFSNPRYMNGASTNPEFNVVARAGAQIKMALDATMELNGENYVFWGGREGYMSLLNSDMGRELDHMGQFLAMCRDYARNQGFKGNFFIEPKPMEPMKHQYDFDTATAIGFLREYGLEKDFKINIEVNHATLAQHTFQHEIAVAGKAGMLGSLDANRGDYQNGWDTDQFPNNILETTEAMLVFLEAGGLQGGGVNFDAKIRRNSTDLEDIFLAHIGGADTFARALITADKIMTSSAYTSLRKKRYSSFDSGKGKDFENGKLDLNDLYAIAKENGELPLVSGKQELFENIINQYI
- a CDS encoding sialate O-acetylesterase, with protein sequence MKQIIIVLFLCWFSAVRAEIALPHIFSSNMVLQRESKVNLFGWAHPGEEFTITTSWDAGTFEIKTGINSKWNLEIATPKAGGPYTITFKGNSNEILLDNILIGEVWLCSGQSNMEWSANSGLDNKEEAINNANKPTIRLFTVEKRTSEYPQDDLVGKWEVCTPETMADFSAVAYFFAQRIQEEMDVPIGLIDSSWGASCAEVWTPEEEFENNPDLQQSYELIKPNPWVPIEKSILYNAMIAPLTNFKIGGTIWYQGEANTANASSYENIFSTMINSWRNKWGYEFPFYYVQIAPFKYGGELEGGIVRDQQRRTLSFPKTGMAMTSDICTIEDIHPRNKLDVGIRLGNIALKQHYNKIDQEVYGPLFKGAEVVKNKVEVTFEHNDGLNIKGKNLKHFEVMSSNGKWYPAKAKIKNGMVTLNAKEVPVPKKVRYAYHSTDISNLFNSSGLPASTFISEEL
- a CDS encoding Gfo/Idh/MocA family protein — translated: MTNTKQNLGRRKFIKGASAASLLLSSMGSYGFEFFKDEKPKKVALIGTGWYGTSDLFKLIQVANVEVVSLCDVDSNFLNEVGELVSQRQKNGKVPKLYSDYRDMLKKEKLDIVLIGTPDHWHALMCIDAIKAGAHVYVQKPISVDVIEGEAMVAAARKYNKVVQVGTQRKSTPHLIDAKQQIVDKGLLGKIGHVEMCCYYHMRANGNPPVQPVPEFLDYEMWTGPAPWRPYDGIPHRRWWRTFREYGNGIMGDMCVHMLDTVRWMLDLGWPKRISSEGGIYVQKDGKSNISDTQTAVFEYDGVNCVWQHRSWGNPADPEYPWAFIIYGEKGVLKGSTMKADFIPYGKEGEPVHFDVLFEKEKYPEDLVEKDNELNAAPATRRHMIDFLEAIANGTRPIADIEEGHISTASCILANLSMDLGRPLIYDPSNMSIVDDQEATDKLQRAYRGEWKHPHPDTV
- a CDS encoding LacI family DNA-binding transcriptional regulator; translation: MKKITLKDIAKYFDVSISTVSKAVNDSHEISKDLKQRIQEYAKEQHYKPNKLALNLLNRSTKTIGVIVPNILNYFFVQVLYGIEKVANENGYNIISCISNESYEKESKTLEFLDSGTVDGLIISLAEETQVKERVEGLQEIAENQIPLVLFDRVSDLIACDKVIVDDFEAGYKTTKYFFNIGCKNVAFVSPIGKSSVGKLRHEGYKKALEEAGRPYDEKLVVNFTAKDDLDLIMSFLLNYKPIDGILGLDEITAVKILHIVKSRGYNVPNDVSIVGFTNGQLSQYVTPSLTMVSQHGKFIGEKAAELLIKRIQHPDRPFETKMVKTSLLVRDSTKKLQ